The Megalopta genalis isolate 19385.01 chromosome 12, iyMegGena1_principal, whole genome shotgun sequence genome window below encodes:
- the LOC143260432 gene encoding dynein axonemal heavy chain 11-like encodes MMGSIANRPLIMAQLWCHYENVVKRIDDHFSKVKTLIVEKELEIFNAWAETVPEILETHLTKSLFRVGDDKLLEMNFDVELTNLLREIRYMIIMKRTDLSEEAINFFDRSEFYFRSTYDLNLIVT; translated from the exons ATGATGGGGTCGATTGCAAACAGACCTCTGATAATGGCACAATTGTGGTGTCACTATGAAAACGTGGTTAAAAGAATCGATGATCATTTCAGCAAAGTGAAG ACGCTCATCGTCGAGAAGGAGCTAGAAATCTTCAACGCGTGGGCGGAAACAGTTCCGGAAATTCTTGAGACTCATTTGACGAAATCGTTGTTCAGAGTCGGGGACGACAAGCTTTTGGAAATGAATTTCGATGTCGAATTAACGAATTTACTGAGGGAGATTCGCTACATGATCATAATGAAGAGAACCGATCTTTCAGAAGAGGCGATCAATTTTTTCGATCGTTCAGAGTTCTACTTCAGGAGCACTTATGATCTCAACTTAATTGTAACTTG A